The Salvelinus fontinalis isolate EN_2023a chromosome 34, ASM2944872v1, whole genome shotgun sequence region gagtttcagaagaaagttctttgtttctggccattttgagcctgtaattgaacccacaaatgctgatgcaccagatactcaacaagtctaAAGCTGGCCAGTattataaaatcaagcacacagccatgcaatctccatagacaaacattatcAGTAGACTGGACTTACTGAAGATATCAGTGACTTTCacacgtggcaccgtcataggatgccatcatcccaacaagtcagtttgtaaaatgtctgccctgctagtgctgccccggtcaactgtaagtgctgttattgtgaagtggaaacgtctaggagccacaacggctcagccacaaagtggtaggccacacaagctcacagaatgggaccaccaagtgctgaagTGCCTATCTTGTTAAAATCGTCTCTCCTCGGTCGCAACACTCGCTACCAGTGGCGAAAAAAGTACCACATTTTCATACTTCACTAAAAGTAAAGTtacgttaatagaaaatgactcaagtaaaagtgaaagtcacccagtaaaatattacttgagtaaaagtctaaaactatTCGGTTTTAAATATTCTTAAGTATCacctttcaaattccttatattaagcaaaaaaaaaagttttgttttttatatttacagataggctattTGTAAATATAAAaaccaaaaaaacattttttgcaggcacactccagcactcagacataatttacaaataaaccatttgtgtttagtgagtctgctagatcagatgcagtagggatgaccagggattttctctcgataagtgtgtgaattggaccagttTCCtcccctgctaagcattcaaaatggaaagggaaaggaaaggggtaacgagtacttttgggtgtcagggaaaatgtatggagtcaaaagtacattattttctttaggaatgtagtgaagtaaaagtaaaagttgtccaaaatagaaatagtaatgtgcagataccccaaaaaaactacttaagtagtttaaagtatttttacttacgtactttacaccactgctcactacggagttccaaactgcctttggaagcattGTCTGTACAATAActattcgtcgggagcttcatgaaatgggtttccatggccgagcagctgcacacagctgctcggccatgcaCTAAGATAACCAGGCGCAATGCagagcatcggctggagtggtgtaaagctcgccaccattggactctggagcagtggaatcgCGTTCTCTGGAactcacacttcaccatctggcagtctgacggaagaatctggatttggcggatgccaggagaacgctacctgccccaatgcatagtgccaacagtaaagttaggtggaggaggaataatagtccggggctgtttttcatggttcgggctaggccccttagttccagtgaagggaaatcttaacgctacagcataaaattacaatctagatgattctgtgcttccaactttgtggatacattttggggaaggccctttcctgtttcagcaggacaatgcccccgtgcacaaagcgaggtccaaacagaaatggtttgtagagatcggtgtggaagaacttgactggcttgcacagagccccgacctcaactccatcaaacacctttgggaggtGTGGTCAGTGCCTGACCTGTTCAACgagcacatacttttggtcatgtagtgtatttagcagatgttattgtgggtgtagcaaaatgcttgtgttcctagctccaacagtgcactaatatctaacaatacacacaaatcaaaaAAGTTATGCAaaaaagcatacttccaaagttgtggcaaaatggcttaaggacaacaaagtcaaggtattggagtggccatcacaaagccctgacctcaatcccatagaaaatatgtgggcagaactgaaaaagcatgagcgagcaaggaggcctacaaacctgactcagttacaccggttctgtcaggaggaatgggactaaattcacccaatttattgtgggaagcttgtggaaggctacccgaaacgtttgacccaagttaaacaatttaaaggcaatgctaccaaatactaattgagtgtatgtaaacttctgacccactgggaatgttattaaataaataaaatatgaaataaatcattctctctactattattctgacatttcacattcttaaaataaagtagtgattctaactgacctaagatggaatttttactaggattaaatgtcaagtaattgtgaaaaactgagtttaactgtacagtcgtggccaaaagttttgagaatgacacaaatattaatttttacaaagtctgctgcctcagtttgtatgatggcaatttgcatatactccagaatgttatgaagagtgatcagatgaattgcaattaattgtgaAGTCCCCCTttaccatgcaaatgaactgaatccccaaaaaacatttccactgcatttcagccctgccacaaaaggaccagctgacatcatgtcagggattctctcgttaacacaggtgtgagtgttgacgaggacaaggcttgtcacgccctgaccttagtattctttgttttctgtattattttggttaggtcagggtgtgacaagggtggtatgtgtgtttttgtcttgtctaggttttttttgtatgtctaggtgtgtgtgtctagacatatataggtctatggtggcctagattgcttcccaatcagaggcagctgtttatcgttgtctctgattggggatcctatttaggttgccattttccagtttggtttgtgggttattgtctatgttgatgttgcatgtctgcactctgTGTTTATAGCATtcacgtttgttttgttattttgtattgtttgttagtgttcttcgtgttcaaTCGTCTTGTATTAAaatatgtattcacatcacgctgcgctttgatcTCCTCACTACAACGAACGTGACAAGTCTGGAGATTACTCTGTCATgttgattgagttcaaataacagactgtaagcttcaaaaggagggtggtgcttggaatcattgttcttcctctgtcaaccatggttacctgcaaggaaacacgtgccgtcatcattgctttgcacaaaaacggcttcacaggcaaggatattgctgccagtaagattgcacctaaatcaaccatttatcggatcatcaagaacttcaaggagagcggttcaattgttgtcaGAAGgattcagggcacccaagaaagtccagcaagtgccaggaccgtctcctaaagttgatccagctgcgggatcggggcatcaccagtacagagcttgctcaggaatggcagcaggtaggtgtgagtgcatctgcattcACAGTgtggcaaagacttttggaggatggcctggtgtcaagaagggcagcaaagaagccacttctctccaggaaaaacatcagggacagactggtattctgcaaaatgtacagggattggactgctgaggactggggtaaagtcattttctctgatgaatcccctttccaattgtttggggcatccggaaaaaagcttgtccggagaagacaaggtgagcgctaccatcagtcctgtgtcatgccaacagtaaagcatcctgagaccattcatgtgtggggttgcttctcagccaagggagtgggctcactcacaattttgcctaagaacacagccatgaataaagaatggtaccaacacatcctccgagagcaacttcccccaaccatccaggaacagttgggtgacgaacaatgccttttccagcatgatggagaaccttgccataaggcaaaagtgataacttagtggctcggggaacaaaacatcgatattttgggtccatggccaggaaactccccagaccttaatcccattgagaacttgtggtcaatcctcaagaggcgggtggacaaacaaaaacccacaaattctgacaaattccaagcattgattatgcaagaatgggctgccatcagtcaggatgtggcccagaagttaattgacagtatGCCAGGGCAGagtgcagaggtcttgaaaaagaagggtcaacacctcgaatattgactctttgcatcaacttcatgtaattgtcaataaaagcctttgacacttatgaaatgcttgtaattatacttcagtattccatagtaacatctgacaaaaatatctaaagacactgaagcagcaaactttgtggaaatgaatatttgtgtaattctaaaaacttttggccacgactgcatttggctaaggtgtatgtaaacttctgacttcaactgtatattaccagGCAAAAGTTTTGACAAaagtactcattcaaggggttttctttatttttacatttttctacattgtagaataatagtgaagacatgaaaactatgaaataacatatatggaatcatgtactaaccaaaaaaaggtgaaacaaatcaaaatatattttagattcttccaagtagccaccctttgccttgatggcagcattgcacactcttggcattctctcaaccagctgcatcaggaatgcttttccaacagtcttgaaggagttcccacatatgctgagcacttgttggctgcttttccttcactctgcagtctaactcattccaaaccatctcaattgggttgaggccgggtgattgtggaggccaggtcatgagatgcagcactctatcactctccttggtcaaatagcccttatacagcctggaggtgtgttttgggtcattgtcctattgaaaaacaaatgagcgcaaaccagatgagatggcgtatcgctgctgcagaatgctgtggtagccatgctggttaagtgtgacttgaattAGAAataagcaaagcacccccacaccatcacacctcctcctccagtcttgggaaccacacatgcggagatcattcgttcaactactctgcgtctcacaaagccaTTGTGGTTGAAATCAAAAAtttccaatttggactcatcagaccaaaggacagatttccaccggtctaatgcccattgctcgtgtttcttggccaaagcaagtctcttcaagTCTCTCTTGAGAACAGGatgttctcaatggtgcatctgtaaaagtttgtgagggtcttaggggctaaGACACATGTATTcatcctcctgaggttgaagatgtgctgttgcaccttcttcaccacactgtctgtgtgggtggaccatttcatattgtcagtgatgtgtacaccgaggaacttgaagcttttcaccttctccactgcgtccccgtcgatgtggatgggggcgtattccctctgctgtctcctgaagtccacgatcagctccttcattttgttgacgttgtggGAGAGgtcattttcctggcaccactccgccagggccctaaCCTCCTgcatgtaggctgtctcgtcgttgttgctaatcaggcctaccactgttgtgtagtctgcaaacttgatgattgagttggagacgtgcaggAAGGGGctgactcagatttttcacttgaaaatgtatgccaaacagaAAACATTGATTAGAAGTTTAGCAAACCATATAACTCTGACAACTTTGAACAATTTAAACAGAACATTTctcaaaaaacacatttactggaagaactgtgcagatgcaaagtttggtaacagaatgatggtaaaatctccctcagttttctTATGCGACCAAGTTTTCCAAAAACGAAATATCTGCTCCTGAAtgaagattcaaagatgtctgtaGAAAGAATGTGAAGTCAGGAAAACAAACAGCACGTCTTCGTTTAAGTAGTCTTTACCAAGTCATGTATGTTTCCTGGGGCAGGAGGTAGAGTGTGGCTTCGGCGATGGCATCCAATAGTATATCCGATAGTGATATGGATACTAATGGGTATGCCTATCCAAGATTGAGGATGATGGATGAAGATGTCGAGTTTGAATCCGATACTGTCGCTGAAGGTCGGATAAAGAAAGCAAAAGTTACAGTTAGGATGCCGTCTAGTCAGGCTACTGCTCATCACACTACTCTCTTTATGGATATGAATATCATcatcttcatggtgatgtatatAAATGAAAAGAGGATATATCACCATAAAGGTAGAAATATTACATTTCCTTATTTTCCAGATTTGggtattctacacactggctattactGTAATGAGCTCTGGCCCAAACAAGACCACATTTGGTTGgtcccaactgtggtttgtgacaaCTATGATTACCCGTTGTCGCCAATTGAATTGCAGTAATCCCGTTACAGATTTTTCAGTAATTACATGACAAATTTCAGAACAGAATTAAATcagattttatttgtcacatgcttcggaAACAATAGGTGTAAACTAACTGTGAATTGTTTAGTTACGGGTTGTTTTGCAAGGAATAAAAATACTCTGTGAATATAGAAAAAAAATCATGAGTaaaagtaacatggctatatatatatatatgtatgtatatatatatatatatatatgtatatatatatatatatatatactgtacatatagggTGTAGAAAATAACAGGGCTAtagacagggagtaccagtactgagtagatgtgcaggggtatgaggtaattgaggtaggtatgtactgtacatattggtaggggtaaagtgactaggcaacaggatagataaaacAGTAGCAGCATtgtatgtggtgagtgtgaaagtgtgtgtgtgtggcatcagtatgcatgtgtgtgatgTCAGTATACATGTGTGTACATGTTATGTGTGTGGACGtatgtagtgtgtttgtgtgtgtatatatgtgtgtgttggggtgttaTTGTAAATAtgtgagtgtgtggatagagtctagtgtgtgtgcatagagtcagtgcaagagagttggtgcaaaaagggtcaatgcaggtagtcctggtagccatttgattagctatttagcagtcttgtttagaagtcttatgggttgggggtagaagctgttcaggctcCTGGTGGTTCCAGAGTTGATGCATCAGTACCctttgccgtgcagtagcagagagaacagtctgtggcttgggtggctgaagATTTTGACAATTTCTTGGGCCTtcccctgacaccgcctggtatagttttaatcacttaataattcataaacaaactTGATCTCAGTAAAAACACTAACTAATTGGTAGCTatacctttacttgttacttctgtgacctttcattatcctccctcatgaGTGAGAGAAATTAGAGTTTTTTTGTAACGGAATTACAAGGCAGGAGGCAATGTAATCTAAAAAACGAAATagaagtgttgatattagttggcagagATCTTTACACGattgttttttaatgtatttctaATACCCTTTAATActtttcctggtagatgttttctaagacaCATTTTctatctgtttgaccagaaatcaaaacCTTTGCTTATTCCACATCTTTAGGATgaaaattgttggaaaatgtataTATGCCTTAATTTGTAAAACCATAGACTCTTAACTTTCATTTAACCCCACATTTGACATGCTCCTGTAAACTTCACATGTTCATGGGTCCTTTAAGATGAAATGCCGTCTTTACCGTATCTACTAGCACACAGCAGTTGAAAGAGACTATCCATGATGACTGACAGAATTATTCCTCATCATACGGTGGACCTTCATCTGCATCTTATCCATATTATAACCCTaaatatgttgtttttatgtttgACATTGTTTAATAAATGATATTGATTACTCATAGGCTACCTTTTCGAGCTGAACTACAGTAAACAGATGGACCGCCTGGGAGTAGGCCTCTGTGAGAGAACAGCAGGCTGAAGGGAGGcaacggacagagacagagagaggcctcCTGCCTCCTGCACTGAGGGCCAGAGGCAGCTGagctgagaggatgggaggagagagagagggggtgtcaTTAGGGTAGTTTGTAATTATGTCTCTCTTTGTTTAGAGGGCCTGTGACAGGGAAGTGAGGGGGAGGTCTTGCTGCTGACAAAACGTTGTGTGTCAGTGTTGTGTGTAGTTCTCTTTCTCCCTTGAGTCTTTCTTACTGTAGCTCAGTCTCTctggtctgcctgtctctgtgagGCTCAGACACACTAGGAAAAAGGGTCGCCGGGCTGCATGCTACAGCCACAGCGGTGGACTTTCTCATTGGGAGGCAATTCTGAGGCAGTAGACCATTCTGAGGCAATGCTAAGGAAAGGTCCGTTAGTCCTGACATCTGGATTCTAGATGAGGATGCTTTAAAGAAGTCCATTCTGTACCCATTGGAGCTCAGGATTCTGGGATACACACAGGAACACAGCTGACAGTTTGTCAACTGACTCTATACCTCTGAACAGGACTGAGGTAAGTCAGGGAAACATCAAGGCTTGAGAGACAGTCTGAGCTGCATCTTAGATATTGCGGTAGCATTTTTACATGCTCTGCTTCCCACTGAAAATGCCTGTATGGAATTTTGCATCAGCGTGGCCACTGTCTGACTGTGATGTACTTGTTGGTGTACAATTATAGTTGTTTGAAATGGGGAAAAGCTATTTCTACTGAATGAATACATCTCTACATGTTCTAGATATAGAGTATCATGTTTTATTGGGGGAATCTGCTAATGAATCTCTATCACTGCTTAATTCCATGGACAGAAGAGCAGGTGAACAGGTAGATGGAGAAGCAGCTGACTATTGGCCTGTTTCTGTTGCTGGGGCTCCTCCTAGTCATGCCTGAGGTGGGGGGGCGGAAGGAAGAGTCCCAGAAGCGCCCGTCCCGCTCCTCAGAGGTAAAAGCAGGCCGCTGCTCTTACACCTTCATCGTTCCCCAGCAGAAACTGAAGGGGGCGCTGTGCGTGGGCACCGAGTCAACCACCGGCTCCGCCAACCACTCAGAAGTAACGGCTCTGCGGGGGGAGTTGAGCCGTCAGCAGGAACAGCTGGAGAAGCTAAGGGGCCAGCTGGAGCAGGAGGGGGCCCTGGTTACGGAGGTACGGGCGCTACGGAAAGAGAGCGGCAGCATGAACTCCCGCATCGCCCAGCTCTACGCCCAGCTGCTGCACGAGGTCATGTACAAGAAGGACCAGGTGGTCGAACAGAGGCGGGTTGAGAACCTACTGCTCAACGCCACCGCACAGGTAATCAGACAGAGAGCATTGTGGGAACAGCTGTGTTCATAAGGAGGGAAGTTAGAATCATATAACTGCATACATGCTCCTACTATCTCTCTACTGTCTTAGTATCCTTTACCTATCGATGACAGGCATGTAGCACCTTGATAACATCCCTGATTGGCCCGTTGTCTGTTGCTCGGTAATGGTGGAACAACATCCCAGATGCTGCAGATCTCCACTAGTTACAGGGAGCTGGAGAAGAAGTATGGAGCCCTCACCTCCATGATGAGCAACCAGAGTCAGCTCATCGCCCGGCTGGAGAAGCTGTGCCAGGCCACCAAGAACACTACCCCACCTCCACAGGTAGGGGGAGCTCTGTATCTATCAAACCACTGGCATTGTTATCATGGGCCTTTCTCAAGCACTGACCCTGACCCATGAAGCTAAAGTGGTACCATAACATACTACAGTACCCACAATGCTCTGTACAAATGTCTTTATATATTTGTGTTGTATTGGACAGATGACCTCTGAACCCGTGAGTATCCAGTCCAGTGGGCGTCTGAATGACAGCTCACAGTCCAAGGAGATGGCTAATGATGTTCAGAGAGACCAGGGCGCCCCTCCACTACAgccacaggaggagagagaacccCCGCAGGGGACAAAGGTGCTCCCCACCACCATGGCCGACACCCCTACTGACGCCCCCTTCATAAGCTTCCCTGTCACTAAGACCCCAGGTAAATCACGGCACCCTCAGAGCTTACAGCTGCCAACAGCGCTTTCAGCTTAACCAACACTGTCTGTGTAGGAATGAATGTCTGTCTTTGTAAGACAGTGTGAAAGAGTAACACTATTCATCTACCTTCACCCGGCAGCATTATCACACATTATAACACCTTGTTTCTATTTCAGTCAATACATTGCACATCTCATTGGTTCCTGCTTTGTTTCGATATTGTTTTTCACTGTCACCTCTGACAACAATCAGAACAAACAGGCTGTTTTCTTTCGGCCCTTCAAATGCTTCATTGTTTGCTGTTCAGACCTTGCGTTTGTGTCTTGAAACAGTGTCAGTATTTTGTCAGTGTTATTTACTGTCCAGAAGACACTGCAGAAGCTCGGGGAGTCACTGACCCGCCGATAGGACTTTGTTATCTCTCCGGGAATGCCTAAACAATGTCTAATAACTGCCAGCTGTTCTTATCAGAGTAGAGAAGGGGCTTTGTTAATTAatgagtaacacacacacgcatgcacacacacacacacacaaggtttgACTTTGATATCACATTTGCAAATTCATCAATAATATTTGTTATAAATAACAATCAAATGGGGCAAAATATAATCCTATTTTTAGGAAATAAACCATCAAAAGTAGCTAGTCCAGAATTTGGCACCAATAGTCAGATTTTTATGGTACCACTTTAGAACGAGCGATTAGGatgaattccaaataaaaatatatttgaatctaaaaaaaaatcaaatttaCCAGCAGTACACACAACAAAcagtctcttacacacacacacacacacacacacacacacacacacacataccaaccCACCCTAAGAAACACACACCCTAATCACAGCCCCTCTTTAGGACATTGCTATGTAACCTTGAATTACAAGGTGATA contains the following coding sequences:
- the LOC129833153 gene encoding angiopoietin-related protein 2-like → MEKQLTIGLFLLLGLLLVMPEVGGRKEESQKRPSRSSEVKAGRCSYTFIVPQQKLKGALCVGTESTTGSANHSEVTALRGELSRQQEQLEKLRGQLEQEGALVTEVRALRKESGSMNSRIAQLYAQLLHEVMYKKDQVVEQRRVENLLLNATAQMLQISTSYRELEKKYGALTSMMSNQSQLIARLEKLCQATKNTTPPPQMTSEPVSIQSSGRLNDSSQSKEMANDVQRDQGAPPLQPQEEREPPQGTKVLPTTMADTPTDAPFISFPVTKTPGPWRDCQHVLDSGETTNGIYLLRPQSANRLLQAWCEQTKAQGGWTVIQRRQDGSVNFFRTWEQYKQGFGNLDGEYWLGLEHLYWLTKQAHYKLRVAMEDWQGRQVFAEYDSFRLEPESDWYRLRLGEYQGNAGDSMSWHNNKAFTTLDKDKDAYSGNCAHFQKGGWWYHMCAHSNLNGVWYRGGHYRSRYQDGVYWAEFHGGSYSLKTVTMMIKPT